A stretch of the Clostridium fungisolvens genome encodes the following:
- a CDS encoding alpha/beta-type small acid-soluble spore protein: MASRGNRILVPEAKDKLSQFKFETARELGVNLTEGYNGNLTSRENGSVGGYMVKKIIESYENGLK; the protein is encoded by the coding sequence ATGGCAAGCAGAGGAAATAGAATTTTAGTTCCAGAAGCAAAAGATAAATTAAGTCAATTTAAGTTTGAGACAGCAAGAGAACTAGGTGTTAACTTAACTGAAGGCTATAATGGTAACTTGACTTCAAGAGAAAATGGTTCAGTAGGTGGATATATGGTTAAGAAGATTATAGAAAGCTATGAAAATGGTCTTAAATAG
- a CDS encoding response regulator transcription factor, with protein MANTLLLVEDDQSLALGIEFTLKDEGYEVLRASTLNEGRNIFKNKNTDLIILDVNLPDGSGYELCKEIREVSDVPIMFLTALDEEVNVVLGLEIGGDDYITKPFRVRELISRVKVLLRRTTKNQSLGNRLKTGDIIVNTSSAIVTKDSKDIVLTAQEYKLLLIFLNNYGVLMKRDEILAQLIEGSEVFFDENTLAVYIKRIREKIEDDPKQPEYIVTQRGLGYKWNKQVDILV; from the coding sequence ATGGCCAATACACTTCTATTAGTAGAAGATGATCAGTCGCTGGCTCTTGGAATAGAATTCACTCTTAAAGATGAAGGGTATGAAGTGCTTAGAGCTTCAACTTTAAATGAAGGAAGAAATATTTTTAAAAATAAGAATACAGACCTTATAATACTTGACGTAAACTTACCAGATGGAAGCGGATATGAATTATGCAAGGAGATCAGAGAAGTCAGTGATGTGCCAATTATGTTTCTAACTGCATTAGATGAAGAAGTAAATGTGGTTTTAGGATTAGAAATTGGTGGAGATGATTATATAACAAAGCCTTTTAGAGTAAGAGAACTGATATCAAGAGTTAAAGTTCTACTTAGAAGAACTACTAAAAATCAATCGCTTGGCAATAGATTAAAGACCGGAGATATAATAGTTAATACTTCTAGTGCTATTGTTACTAAAGATAGTAAAGATATAGTTCTTACAGCCCAAGAATATAAGCTTCTATTAATTTTCTTAAATAACTATGGAGTTCTTATGAAAAGGGATGAAATCTTAGCGCAGTTGATAGAAGGATCAGAAGTTTTCTTCGATGAAAATACATTAGCAGTTTATATTAAGAGAATAAGAGAAAAGATAGAGGATGATCCAAAACAACCAGAATACATAGTCACTCAAAGGGGACTTGGGTACAAGTGGAATAAGCAAGTAGATATTTTAGTTTAG
- a CDS encoding spore germination protein: protein MNINDGQKNQNQTKADYNKKLSTSLDSNITLFREIFAKDDTFRIRNIQNQYQNSIRCSTIFIDGMVSNDYISEHIITPILKADLSKDNPDNIFYKLMNQILPSSDVKESTDIYEIINCIIGGDTVLLVDHSSSVLIIDSKDFEFRSVTEPTSEKALRGSKEGFTESLLINLSLIRRRAKSTNLKFQFRRIGTETNTNICLCYIEGKVQDKILNELINRLDQIDIDSVLDSQYIQEIIQDNPLSPFETVGSTERPDVVVGKILEGRIAILVDGTPFALTVPFLFIEYFQAGEDYYNNYFFMSFNRVIRIIGFIFTVSVPSLYISIVTYNQEMIPTNLLLSIYAARENVPLPTILEAILMIFSFEVLREAGTRLPSDLGEAISIVGALVLGQAAVDARLVSAPMVIIVAITGIVGLLNIKIISATILLRFIFLVLSAFLGIYGYLFGVIGFIVYLMSLRSFGVNYMNTVGSFNSESISDSPIRAPWWYLSLHNYKISVKGRIKGKSR from the coding sequence TTGAATATAAATGATGGTCAGAAAAATCAAAACCAAACAAAAGCTGACTATAATAAAAAGCTTTCTACTTCACTTGACTCAAATATTACATTGTTTAGAGAAATCTTTGCAAAAGATGATACATTTAGAATACGAAATATTCAAAATCAATACCAAAACAGTATAAGATGTTCTACTATCTTTATTGACGGAATGGTAAGCAATGATTATATAAGTGAACACATTATAACACCTATTTTGAAAGCTGATCTTTCTAAAGATAATCCAGATAATATATTTTATAAACTGATGAATCAGATTCTTCCTTCTAGCGATGTAAAAGAATCTACTGATATATATGAAATTATAAATTGTATTATAGGTGGTGATACTGTACTTCTAGTAGACCACTCCTCATCCGTTCTTATAATTGATTCAAAAGATTTTGAGTTTAGATCAGTAACTGAACCTACCTCTGAAAAAGCTCTGAGAGGATCAAAGGAAGGCTTTACCGAAAGTCTACTGATTAACTTATCATTAATAAGACGAAGAGCTAAAAGTACAAATTTAAAATTCCAATTTAGGCGAATAGGTACAGAAACCAATACAAATATATGTTTATGTTATATAGAAGGTAAGGTTCAAGATAAGATATTAAATGAATTGATTAATAGACTAGATCAAATAGATATTGACAGTGTACTTGATTCTCAATATATCCAAGAAATAATACAGGATAATCCATTATCTCCTTTTGAGACTGTTGGAAGCACTGAAAGACCAGATGTTGTAGTTGGAAAAATTCTTGAGGGCCGTATAGCTATATTAGTTGATGGAACTCCTTTTGCATTAACTGTTCCTTTTTTATTCATTGAATATTTTCAGGCTGGTGAAGATTATTATAATAATTACTTTTTTATGTCTTTTAATCGTGTTATAAGAATAATCGGCTTTATATTTACTGTAAGTGTTCCGTCACTATATATATCCATTGTAACCTATAATCAAGAAATGATACCCACAAATCTATTACTTAGTATTTATGCAGCCAGAGAAAATGTGCCTTTACCAACAATTTTAGAAGCTATACTAATGATCTTCAGTTTTGAAGTTTTAAGAGAGGCTGGAACAAGACTTCCCTCTGATTTGGGTGAAGCCATAAGTATCGTAGGTGCGTTAGTATTAGGTCAAGCAGCCGTAGATGCTAGACTTGTAAGTGCACCCATGGTTATAATCGTAGCCATAACTGGAATTGTAGGTCTACTAAATATAAAAATAATAAGTGCAACCATACTTCTAAGATTTATCTTTCTTGTTCTATCAGCTTTTTTAGGCATTTATGGTTATCTCTTTGGTGTAATAGGCTTCATTGTGTATCTTATGAGTTTACGTTCTTTTGGAGTTAATTATATGAATACAGTAGGATCTTTCAATTCAGAATCTATATCAGATTCACCTATAAGGGCTCCTTGGTGGTATCTAAGCTTGCACAATTACAAGATTTCTGTAAAAGGTCGTATTAAAGGGAAAAGCAGGTGA
- a CDS encoding Ger(x)C family spore germination protein has product MKISKSIPTLLILIITVNLTGCWNYREIESMAIVAGVAIDKSETSKKYEMTAEIIDIESGKESKSVPRYITLTGDSIFDIARNMITISDRKLYWSHAKCIIVSTSIAREGLGNIIDWFIRDAETRSDMYLLVSSEKTAKEIITASPTSGKIMSLELANQLRNQKLASRAPILDLWDFADSLIQQGRSATVPRVILARQSGSPTPSIDGIAIFKRDALIGIIEGTETKYLLFAFNQIKGGILLVYTENQKPLTLEIFQSKTKIKPILKDDSLKISIMTETVVAMAEDQPLIEFFKEEQRKEIERNASLVLENSIYSSIKKVQEEYGSDIFGFGTKVREDMPKTWKKLSTSWSDKFKDLPVSVTSKIKIKNSATTSKPLEIGD; this is encoded by the coding sequence ATGAAGATTTCAAAATCTATTCCAACCTTACTAATATTAATTATTACCGTTAATCTAACAGGCTGTTGGAACTACAGAGAGATAGAAAGTATGGCTATAGTTGCTGGAGTAGCTATTGATAAAAGTGAAACTTCTAAAAAATATGAAATGACAGCTGAAATTATCGATATTGAAAGCGGTAAAGAGTCAAAATCAGTGCCAAGATATATCACCCTCACTGGTGATTCTATTTTCGATATAGCAAGGAATATGATTACAATTTCCGATAGAAAGCTTTACTGGAGCCATGCTAAGTGCATAATAGTTAGCACTTCTATAGCAAGAGAAGGGCTTGGAAATATTATCGACTGGTTTATTAGGGATGCAGAAACTAGATCAGATATGTATCTATTAGTTTCCAGTGAGAAAACTGCTAAGGAAATAATAACTGCTTCACCAACCTCTGGAAAGATTATGTCATTAGAACTAGCTAACCAATTAAGGAATCAAAAACTTGCTTCTAGAGCCCCTATCCTTGATCTCTGGGACTTTGCTGATAGCTTAATACAGCAAGGGAGAAGTGCTACTGTTCCAAGGGTTATACTAGCCAGACAATCTGGTTCCCCAACTCCAAGTATAGATGGAATTGCTATATTTAAAAGAGATGCTCTAATTGGAATAATTGAAGGAACTGAAACTAAGTATTTACTTTTTGCCTTTAATCAAATCAAAGGTGGTATTTTGCTAGTATATACCGAAAATCAAAAACCACTTACATTAGAAATCTTCCAAAGTAAAACTAAAATAAAGCCTATTTTGAAAGATGATTCTCTTAAAATTAGTATTATGACAGAAACCGTAGTAGCTATGGCTGAAGATCAACCTTTAATTGAATTTTTTAAAGAGGAGCAGAGAAAAGAAATAGAAAGAAATGCTTCTTTAGTTCTCGAAAACTCTATATATAGTTCTATAAAGAAAGTTCAAGAAGAATATGGCAGTGATATATTTGGTTTTGGAACTAAAGTACGTGAAGATATGCCAAAGACATGGAAAAAACTATCAACGTCTTGGAGCGATAAGTTTAAAGATTTGCCAGTATCCGTTACTTCTAAAATTAAGATAAAAAATAGCGCTACTACCTCTAAACCGCTAGAAATAGGTGATTAA
- a CDS encoding GerAB/ArcD/ProY family transporter, translating to MENEVIRDKLAVSTVMLFVFGSTMILGAAGEAKNSSWLAIIVATILVIPILLVYCRLLYLFPKKDIFDIFLLLYGKYVGKFICILYIWYFFHLGALVIRNFAEFMNTLAFPETPMIVTIMCISLLCIWSSTHGVEVMARTSRILLTICITFVFIIASLSLSQMRPHYLKPLFGVEITDFLNGTFSAFSFPFAEVVVLTGVFSCLEKRNSSYKVLIKGVVIASAYIVYISMRNIMILGPSTLGLLYFPSYVAISRIHLGEFIQRMEVSVSIVFVSAIFIKVSFCLIATSNGISKLFGLKNYKSLIIQTGLLMSYLAYTLYGSTMEMQYWAVSIYKYYAFPFQVIIPVITLLFAHFKMKKSKQVSCN from the coding sequence ATGGAAAATGAAGTTATTCGTGATAAACTCGCAGTTAGTACAGTTATGTTATTTGTATTTGGCAGTACCATGATACTTGGTGCTGCCGGAGAGGCAAAAAATAGCAGCTGGCTTGCTATTATAGTAGCAACTATTTTAGTGATACCTATACTGCTAGTGTATTGTAGACTTTTATACCTATTTCCTAAAAAAGATATATTTGATATATTTCTATTGTTATATGGAAAGTATGTAGGTAAGTTTATTTGCATATTATATATATGGTACTTTTTTCACTTAGGAGCATTGGTTATTCGTAACTTCGCAGAATTTATGAATACTCTAGCTTTTCCAGAAACACCGATGATAGTAACCATAATGTGTATATCATTATTATGCATATGGAGCTCAACTCATGGAGTAGAGGTAATGGCCAGAACTTCAAGAATCCTATTGACAATTTGCATAACCTTTGTTTTTATAATTGCAAGTTTGTCACTATCACAAATGAGACCTCATTATTTAAAACCTCTTTTTGGTGTAGAAATTACTGATTTCCTAAATGGTACCTTCTCAGCTTTTTCATTTCCCTTTGCTGAAGTAGTTGTTTTGACAGGGGTTTTCTCTTGCTTAGAAAAAAGAAATTCCTCTTATAAAGTACTCATTAAAGGCGTCGTAATTGCTTCAGCATATATTGTATATATATCAATGCGAAACATAATGATATTAGGTCCAAGTACATTAGGCCTCCTATACTTTCCTTCTTATGTTGCTATAAGTAGGATACATTTAGGAGAGTTCATCCAACGTATGGAGGTTTCAGTATCAATAGTTTTTGTAAGTGCAATATTCATAAAGGTTAGCTTTTGCCTAATAGCTACGAGTAACGGAATTAGTAAACTTTTTGGACTTAAGAATTATAAATCCTTAATAATTCAAACCGGATTATTGATGAGTTATTTAGCCTATACTCTTTATGGCAGTACCATGGAAATGCAATATTGGGCAGTATCTATTTACAAATACTATGCGTTTCCTTTTCAAGTTATAATACCTGTTATTACTTTACTATTTGCACACTTTAAGATGAAAAAATCAAAGCAGGTTTCTTGTAACTAA
- a CDS encoding DUF421 domain-containing protein: MEVALIYKAIVVFIGGTLVLKLGGRKSISQMTIAQTVVMIGMGELIVQPLVDKSLVRTFISAFMLVLSMIFVEYLELKLDFMEKLFSGKSVIVIENGQLKIENMKKLRLTVDRLETRLRQIGVSSIAEVEYATIEVSGQIGYELKDDKKPLTKGEFMDLLGTIPQLKDIVANYKNNEENTKSPDIFNEIKDVNSKQNENYLK, encoded by the coding sequence ATGGAAGTAGCGTTGATCTATAAAGCAATTGTAGTTTTTATTGGTGGTACTTTGGTTTTAAAACTAGGAGGAAGAAAGTCTATATCTCAAATGACAATAGCGCAAACTGTTGTTATGATTGGGATGGGAGAATTAATTGTTCAGCCATTGGTAGATAAAAGTTTAGTAAGAACTTTCATATCGGCCTTTATGCTTGTATTATCAATGATATTTGTAGAATATTTAGAGTTAAAGCTTGATTTTATGGAAAAGCTATTTTCAGGAAAGTCAGTTATAGTAATTGAAAATGGGCAACTAAAAATTGAAAATATGAAAAAGTTAAGGCTTACAGTGGATAGACTTGAAACTAGGTTAAGACAAATAGGAGTTTCATCAATTGCTGAAGTGGAATATGCTACTATAGAAGTTAGTGGACAAATTGGATATGAACTTAAAGACGATAAGAAACCTCTAACTAAAGGAGAATTCATGGATTTGCTGGGAACAATACCGCAACTTAAAGATATTGTTGCAAATTACAAAAACAATGAAGAAAACACGAAATCGCCGGATATATTTAATGAAATTAAAGATGTTAACTCAAAGCAAAATGAAAATTATCTTAAGTAA
- a CDS encoding ABC transporter ATP-binding protein, protein MEILKVESLNKTYGKGENKVQALKDVSLSINKGEFVAIVGASGSGKSTLLHLLGGLDIPTSGRVIIDGESIYDYKEERLAIFRRRKIGFIFQFFNLIPVLDVEENISLPALLDNEKVDKKYLNEIIEILGLTDRKGHLPSELSGGQQQRVSIGRALLNKPSIILADEPTGNLDSKNSKEVIELLKFTARKYNQTLILITHDVNIATMADRVITIEDGMIISDKTLKSR, encoded by the coding sequence ATGGAGATATTAAAGGTAGAAAGTTTAAATAAAACCTATGGAAAGGGAGAAAACAAGGTTCAAGCTCTAAAAGATGTGAGTTTATCTATAAACAAAGGTGAGTTTGTAGCTATTGTAGGGGCTTCAGGTTCAGGGAAGAGTACACTTTTACATCTTTTAGGTGGGTTAGATATACCTACTAGCGGAAGGGTAATTATAGATGGAGAAAGCATTTATGATTACAAAGAAGAAAGACTTGCGATTTTTAGAAGAAGAAAGATAGGTTTTATATTTCAATTTTTTAATTTAATCCCTGTATTAGATGTAGAAGAGAATATTTCCTTGCCAGCACTTTTAGACAATGAAAAAGTTGATAAGAAATATTTAAATGAAATAATTGAAATTTTAGGGTTAACAGATAGAAAAGGACACTTGCCGTCAGAGCTTTCAGGAGGTCAGCAGCAAAGAGTGTCTATTGGAAGAGCTCTTCTAAATAAACCTTCAATAATACTTGCTGATGAACCTACTGGAAATCTGGATAGTAAAAACTCAAAAGAGGTTATAGAGCTTCTAAAATTTACTGCGAGAAAATACAATCAGACTTTAATACTTATAACTCATGATGTAAATATAGCAACTATGGCAGATAGAGTTATAACAATAGAGGATGGAATGATAATTTCTGATAAAACTTTGAAAAGCAGATAA
- a CDS encoding HAMP domain-containing sensor histidine kinase: MKKYFANPELKLSSVLLFLLTTIFLFITLFALKIYNDNLKDDYIKSVGAITARVIEKDPYLEKELIPLITREASSEQREKGAELIKRYGLTEGLDNELFPYINDVSKKNNYTIILIFLFIALIFLTLNYIQYSFFYKRIRRLSLGAKKVIEGDYEININENKEGDFSKLAVSFNSMKDIIRNNITELEKEKQFLVDLLSDISHQLKTPLSSMMVYNDILLSKELSKEQRETFLINNANQLDRMSWLIHSMLKLAKLDAKAIEFDKVVESFNETISESINALESKAGEAGVKINFQDEQEMVLLHDRLWLEEAIINIVKNGIEHTDRGGKIDITLEENPLYNRVVIEDNGEGINEEDLPNIFKRFYKAKNSKKSDSVGIGLALAKSIVESHNGIIEAKSKVGVGTKFIITFHKYNL, translated from the coding sequence ATGAAAAAGTATTTTGCAAATCCTGAGCTTAAATTAAGCTCAGTTCTTCTTTTTTTATTAACAACAATATTTTTATTTATTACTTTGTTTGCTTTAAAAATCTATAATGATAACCTAAAGGATGACTATATAAAAAGTGTTGGAGCTATTACAGCTAGAGTTATAGAAAAAGACCCATATTTAGAAAAAGAACTTATTCCTCTTATAACAAGAGAGGCGAGCAGCGAACAAAGAGAAAAAGGCGCTGAACTTATAAAAAGATATGGTCTTACAGAAGGCTTAGACAATGAACTTTTTCCTTATATAAACGATGTTAGTAAGAAAAATAATTACACTATAATATTGATATTTTTATTTATAGCTCTTATATTTTTAACCCTTAATTACATACAGTATTCCTTTTTTTATAAGAGGATAAGAAGATTGAGTTTAGGGGCTAAAAAAGTTATTGAAGGAGATTATGAGATAAATATAAATGAGAATAAAGAAGGAGATTTTTCAAAGCTTGCAGTGTCTTTTAACTCAATGAAAGATATTATAAGAAATAATATAACAGAGCTTGAAAAAGAAAAACAGTTTTTAGTTGATTTACTTTCGGATATATCTCATCAATTAAAGACACCTCTTTCATCAATGATGGTTTATAATGACATACTCTTGAGTAAGGAATTATCAAAAGAACAAAGAGAAACTTTTTTAATAAATAATGCTAATCAGCTAGACAGAATGAGCTGGCTTATACATAGTATGCTAAAACTTGCAAAGCTTGATGCTAAAGCAATAGAGTTTGATAAGGTAGTGGAAAGCTTTAATGAAACTATAAGTGAATCAATCAATGCTCTAGAGAGCAAAGCAGGAGAAGCTGGAGTAAAGATAAACTTCCAAGATGAACAAGAGATGGTTCTTTTACATGATAGACTATGGCTTGAAGAGGCGATAATAAATATAGTGAAAAACGGTATTGAGCATACGGATAGAGGAGGGAAGATAGATATTACCTTGGAGGAAAATCCGTTATATAACAGAGTGGTTATAGAAGATAATGGAGAGGGAATAAATGAGGAAGACTTGCCAAATATATTTAAGAGATTCTATAAGGCGAAAAATTCAAAAAAAAGTGATTCTGTTGGTATTGGGTTAGCTCTAGCTAAATCTATAGTAGAATCACATAATGGTATCATAGAGGCCAAGAGTAAAGTTGGAGTTGGTACAAAGTTTATAATAACTTTCCATAAATATAATCTGTAA
- a CDS encoding flavodoxin family protein: protein MKSLVIFYSLEGDTKFIAETISKELDGNITEIKPVKQIPTGGFRKYLWGGKQVMFKDKPDIEPINEDFSKYDLIILGTPVWASRFAPVFNTFLEKNKIENKKIALFCCHGGGKEGKTFVDFKEKLKGNDFVGEIAFEDPLKKDKEGSLLRAKQWIRAIKESL, encoded by the coding sequence ATGAAATCTTTAGTAATTTTTTATTCTCTAGAAGGGGATACTAAATTTATTGCAGAAACTATTAGTAAAGAATTAGATGGAAATATAACTGAGATAAAACCAGTTAAACAAATACCTACAGGTGGATTTAGAAAATATTTATGGGGTGGAAAGCAGGTTATGTTTAAAGATAAACCGGATATTGAGCCTATAAATGAAGATTTCTCTAAATATGATCTTATCATTCTTGGAACGCCAGTATGGGCAAGTAGATTTGCACCTGTATTTAATACATTTTTAGAAAAAAATAAAATAGAAAATAAAAAAATTGCTTTGTTTTGCTGCCATGGTGGAGGAAAAGAAGGAAAGACTTTTGTGGATTTTAAAGAAAAGTTAAAAGGAAATGATTTTGTCGGAGAGATAGCCTTCGAGGATCCTCTAAAAAAAGATAAAGAAGGTAGTTTATTAAGAGCTAAACAATGGATTAGAGCTATAAAAGAAAGTTTATAA
- a CDS encoding ABC transporter permease, producing MISSYKEITVRYLKSNKKRALLTIIGIVLSVALISTIGLFFKGMQQVELDNIRDNYGSFHVMYKDTTDKVFEQVVNNPKVSKYGYYKVDGEIKLNNNIIADKLVTTNNALDLLPFKIKEGRMPKNEQEIAVERWAVSYISKSVTVGDKINLGDKEYTLVGILEDSYSTQDGNKARIITKNDNLSKEDSILLVQVKSSTNLRKAVNELTKIGNEKKVSENGPVLRLEGAGTKEGGLDGLLLAVIIIVSIVVVCTVAVIYNSFQIGVVERMKEFGLLRAVGTTPKQIRFIVLKEATILAFIAVPIGLIFGLIAITILYFVFTIIGKESVIPTKLVASPTILIASFIVGVISVYISALLPAIFAGRISPLLAISSRNSITKGKIKKTENRIIKKLFGFEGAMAAKNIKRNRKRYRITVFSIVISIVLFITFSSFMDMTLTVTNEPNESRDIHFTIYNNDYDENKTNTSLNSMTEDVKNLNPVKDVYKNYRYYQFKAVIDSSKELKEVKNIENIYKSINYNGKNQTLVYSSVQPFDDKSLEASKKYLVEGSIDKEKLEKENGVILIKKDQIDNEATKKKYLGPIANIKVGDQISIQYDEIANASNGSEAEVKQKEFGEGKVITVKVMGIVSVDPFDNSGNPSGLKLITTEALAKKLIEKDKLEPTSLLIKIKDIKADKTAAEQIENLTKSNNSLHVYNQIDDNKREKASTLMIQILIYGFITVISLISSVNIINTITTNIILRKREFAALKSIGLTQKGLKKMIVLEGILYAVAGTIYGCIIGCGLSYLLYKAIGGVREFAWKVPIGAMVISFVASLIIGYLSVLSPLSRIRKTNLIEAIREE from the coding sequence ATGATAAGCAGCTATAAAGAAATAACTGTACGATATTTAAAGTCTAATAAAAAGAGAGCCTTACTAACCATAATAGGAATAGTTTTGTCGGTGGCATTAATCTCAACAATTGGATTGTTTTTTAAAGGAATGCAGCAGGTTGAGCTGGATAATATAAGAGATAACTATGGTTCTTTCCATGTTATGTATAAGGACACTACCGATAAGGTGTTTGAACAGGTTGTGAATAATCCGAAGGTGAGCAAGTACGGATATTATAAAGTAGATGGAGAGATAAAATTAAACAATAATATAATTGCAGATAAATTAGTAACTACAAACAATGCATTAGATTTACTGCCATTTAAAATCAAAGAAGGAAGAATGCCTAAGAATGAACAAGAAATTGCTGTTGAGAGATGGGCAGTAAGCTATATATCAAAGTCGGTAACAGTAGGTGATAAAATAAATCTTGGTGATAAAGAGTATACTCTTGTAGGAATACTTGAGGACAGCTATTCTACCCAGGACGGAAATAAAGCAAGAATAATTACAAAGAATGATAATTTATCTAAAGAAGATTCAATACTTTTAGTACAGGTTAAATCAAGTACAAATCTTAGAAAAGCGGTAAATGAGCTAACAAAGATAGGAAATGAAAAAAAGGTTTCAGAAAATGGACCTGTTTTGAGACTTGAAGGTGCAGGAACAAAAGAAGGTGGTTTGGATGGGTTATTGTTGGCTGTAATCATAATAGTTTCTATTGTAGTAGTTTGTACAGTAGCAGTTATATATAACTCTTTTCAAATTGGTGTTGTTGAAAGAATGAAGGAATTTGGTCTTTTAAGAGCAGTAGGAACTACACCTAAGCAGATAAGATTCATAGTACTTAAGGAGGCTACTATACTTGCTTTCATAGCAGTGCCGATTGGTTTAATATTTGGATTAATAGCTATAACTATACTATATTTTGTATTCACAATAATAGGTAAAGAATCAGTAATACCTACTAAATTGGTAGCAAGCCCTACGATTCTGATAGCAAGTTTCATTGTTGGAGTTATATCTGTTTATATATCTGCTTTATTACCAGCTATATTTGCGGGGAGAATATCACCGCTTTTAGCTATAAGCAGTAGAAACTCAATAACAAAAGGAAAGATAAAAAAGACTGAGAATAGAATAATTAAAAAACTTTTTGGTTTTGAAGGAGCTATGGCTGCAAAGAATATAAAGAGAAATAGAAAAAGATATAGAATAACTGTATTTTCTATAGTTATAAGTATAGTTCTTTTTATAACCTTTAGTTCCTTTATGGATATGACGCTTACTGTAACTAATGAGCCTAATGAATCAAGAGATATACATTTTACAATCTATAATAATGATTACGATGAAAACAAAACTAATACAAGTCTAAATTCAATGACAGAAGATGTAAAGAATTTAAATCCTGTGAAGGATGTTTATAAAAATTATAGATATTATCAATTTAAAGCAGTAATCGACAGCAGCAAGGAACTAAAGGAAGTTAAGAATATAGAGAATATATATAAAAGCATAAATTATAATGGCAAGAATCAAACTTTAGTATATTCTTCAGTTCAACCTTTTGATGATAAATCTCTAGAAGCATCAAAGAAGTACTTAGTGGAAGGTAGTATTGATAAAGAGAAGTTAGAGAAGGAAAATGGAGTGATTTTAATAAAAAAGGACCAAATAGATAATGAAGCAACTAAGAAAAAATATTTAGGACCTATAGCAAATATTAAAGTTGGAGACCAGATTTCAATACAGTATGATGAAATAGCTAATGCTTCAAACGGATCTGAGGCAGAGGTGAAACAAAAGGAGTTTGGAGAAGGAAAAGTAATAACTGTTAAAGTTATGGGGATAGTATCAGTTGATCCTTTTGATAATAGCGGTAACCCAAGTGGTCTAAAACTTATTACAACAGAAGCACTTGCTAAAAAACTTATAGAGAAGGATAAGCTTGAACCAACCTCTCTATTAATAAAAATCAAAGATATAAAGGCAGATAAAACTGCAGCAGAACAAATAGAGAATCTTACTAAATCCAATAATTCACTTCACGTATACAATCAAATAGATGACAACAAAAGAGAGAAAGCAAGTACACTAATGATTCAAATCTTGATATATGGATTTATTACTGTAATCTCTCTTATAAGCTCAGTAAATATAATAAATACAATAACTACAAATATAATCTTAAGAAAGAGAGAATTTGCAGCACTTAAATCTATAGGGCTTACTCAAAAAGGGCTTAAAAAAATGATTGTTCTAGAAGGAATTTTGTATGCCGTAGCAGGAACCATATATGGCTGTATAATAGGCTGTGGATTGTCATATTTATTGTATAAGGCCATTGGAGGTGTGAGAGAGTTTGCATGGAAAGTGCCTATCGGTGCTATGGTTATATCATTTGTTGCATCATTAATAATTGGATATTTATCAGTACTATCTCCACTTTCAAGAATTAGAAAAACTAATTTAATCGAAGCTATAAGAGAGGAATAA